The DNA region CCCCAACACCGTGTGGAACTCCCCCTTGGAGCCGTCGTAGAGCTGCGTGCCGATGATGTCCGACGGCAACAAATCCGGCGTGCACTGAATACGCTGGAAATGCGCCCGCACCGACTGCGCCAACGTCTTCGCCGCCGTCGTCTTCGCCAACCCCGGCACGCTCTCCAACAAAACATGCCCACCCGTGAGCAAACCAATCAACAACGTCTCCCGAAGCGCCTTTTGGCCGACGACCTTTGCCGCGAACGATGCGGCCAGCGCTGTTGCGACCTGCGCGCCGTTCTCGACCTCGCCTGGCGAGGGCCGTGCCGAAGAGTGCGGCGGCGCGCTCAAAAGACGACTTCCAGTTGGTTCCGGGTGAGATCCGCGGAGCCCGTGAAATCGCGCGGCTCGGCGGGGAACTGGCCGTTGCCCTTGCCGCCGCCCACCAGTTCCACGGTGAAATTCCAGTGCAGGGTCACGGTCACTTTGGCCGTCATGGTGGCGAAGTCCACGGTGACGGCGGGGTCTTGGTCGTCGTAATTCTCGGTCTCAGTCCAATGGACGGTGTCCGGGGCGGCTTGGTCGTTGTTGAGTTTGTTCGGGCAGCCCGCGGGGGCGAGCTCGGCCGACTGCTCGCAGGCCTGCAGTTTGTCGTCGAGAGCCTGGATGACCGCGTCGTGCCCGTTCTGCGAGAGCTGCCCGTTGACCAGCCAGTTCGGGTCAGCTCCTTGATAGAGCTGGCCCAGCAGCTCCTTGTCCCGTTCCGCCGTGAGCGTGATGTTCTTGTTCAACGAGCCGACTTCGAGCGCCCCTGGGAAGACGGCGATGGTCTTCGTGTTGCCCGCGGGCTTGCCGAACAGCGTCAAAAAGTCCAGCGCCCGCCCGCCGCCGGTCGGGGCGCTCGGGCGCAGCGCGATGGTGGCGTGCGGCAGCTTCCAGCCCGCCCGGGTCTTGCGGACCGTCAGCACGTCCTCGGATTTGACGTCGCCGAAGAGGACGGAGACGGAGACGTTCGCCGTGTCCGGTTGGCTGCCCGCTGCCGAGCCCAGGATCTGCGTGTTCGATATCCTGGCGAGGTCTTGTTGGCGTTTGAGCACGTCAGCGGTGAGGAACTCCGCGCCCGACGGCTGCTCGACACCGAGGGCGAGGGCTTTTTGCGGGTTGTCCTGGGCGAGCGCGTCGAAGTACATCCGCACGGCCTCTTCCGGGGTTTTCCCGCCGGTTTGCGCCACCTTCTCCGCGTCGGGCCCCACCACGAAAACACTGACCGCCCACACGATCGCGACGATCAGGACAATCGCGCCCGCCGATGCGAGCGCGACCATGAGCGCACGGCGGTTGCGCCTCGGGGCTGGTTCTGGCATAGGTTCGCTGAACTGCCCGAACGAGGAGTCGAACACTGCTCCGCTCTCTCCTTATGTTCTCGCTGCGGTGTTTAGGAATCGTACACCGGAATGAATGGAAAAAATCCGGTCACCCCGAACCCCTGCCGCCGCTCGCCATAGACTGGCGCTATGGGCGTCTACGACTATGTGTTGGCCGCCGACCGGGTTGTGGCCGAACTGCGCGCCGCGGCGTTGGCGGGCAGGGCTGAAGGCAAGGGTTTCGCCCAATCGTGGCTGTTCGTCGGCCCGCCGGGGTCAGGCCGCTCGGTGGCCGCCCTCTCGTTCGCGGCCGCGTTGCAGTGCCAAGCCCCGGAGCCCGGTTGCGGCGAGTGCCGCACATGCCGTTCGGTTTTCGCCGGATCGCACCCTGACGTGCGCAGGCTCAATCCGCAGGGGCTGTCCATCTCGGTCGCCGAAATCCGCGAGGCCACGGGTTGGACGGCGCGCCTGCCCGCGTCCCCCTGGCGGATCTTGTTGGTGGAAGACGCCGACAGGCTCACCGAGTCGGCCACGAACGCCCTCCTCAAAGCAGTGGAGGAGCCCTCGTCCCGAGCGGTTTTCCTTTTGTGCGCGCCCTCGGTGGACCCGCACGACATCGCAGTGACGTTGCGGTCGCGGTGCAGGCTCGTCTCGCTCGGGGCGCCGAGTCGGGAGCAGGTGGCCAAGGTCCTGGTCGAGCGCGACGGCGTGGACGCTTCGACCGCGCAGTGGGCCGCGTCGGTGAGCGCCGGGCATGTGGGCAGGGCCCGCAGGCTCGCACGGGACGAAGCGGCTCGGGACCGCCGCGCAGCGACCTTGGCCTTGCCGCTCGCCATGCTCGACGTCCGGCAGCGCTACGACGCGGCGGTGCGGATCGCGAGCCAAGCCTCCGAGGAAGCCGCTGCCCGATGCGCGGCATTGGACGCCCAGGAGCTCGCCGACCTCAAAGAGCAGCTCGGCGTGGACGGCCCCGGCAAGGCCGCCCGAGCCGCGCAGGGCGCGGTCAAAGAGCTTGAGCGCAAGCAGAAGCTGCGCGCCACCCGCGTGGAGCGGGACGCGCTCGACGGGGTGCTCGTCGATCTCCTCGCCTACTACCGCGACGCGCTCGCCTGGCGGTGGGGCGCGCCGACCCCGGCGTTGTGCCCGGACGTCGCGGAGCAGGTCCGCGAACTCGCGGAACGGCGGGACGAGCGGCGCCTGCTCGCGGCCATGGAGGCCATTCTCGGGGCGCGGGAGGCCATCGCCGCGAACGTGAAGCCGAAAGTCGCGCTCACCGCGATGGTCTCCTCGCTCGCCATGACATCTTGATATACCCCAAGGGGGTATGCTAGAGTGGTGGTCCAAGCAAGGAAAGGAGATGAAAAATGGCTCAAGGAAACCCCAACAACCCGAACTGCCAGTGCCAAGACTGCCAGTGCGGCCCGAGTTGCGCTTGCACCAGCTCGTCGTGCGCCTGCAGCTCGTGCGGGCATTAATTTTGCCGGAGCCCGAAAGGTTCGGTAACATTCCCTGCTGCCGGAGCGCGAGGCGTTTCGGCAGCAGGCCGCTTTAGCTCAGTCGGTAGAGCGATTCACTCGTAATGAATAGGTCAGCGGTTCGATTCCGCTAAGCGGCTCCATGAAAAGACTGGTCAAAGACTGTCGTTCAAGATCGCTGAATCGCCCGGTCGGCGGCCGTGGACACAGCCCGCGCCCGCAATGTCCATGACTGCCTCTCTGCGGGGCCGGGTGTCGGAGCCCGGTGCGATGATCGGGCCATGACGACCAAGGCGGTTGCGCTGGACGCCTTTGCCGCAGAGTGCCGCGTTCTGTCAGCCGTGCGCCAGAATGTTGATCACATGCCCTTCGGGGTCCCGGACGAAGAATCGGCGCACGCCCCAGGGCTCGTCGACGAGGTCGTGCACGATTTCGGCCCCGGTGGCCACAGCCTCCCGATAGGCGGCGTCGACATCGTCGACATGGATGGAGACGGCCGGGACGAGGGGCGCGGTTTCGTCATGGGTTGTGAGGCTCACCTGGGTTTCGGGCCGTTGCGGGTCGGCCAGCGTCACGATCCAGCCGTGATCCATGACGACGCGCAACCCCAGGACCCGGGTGTAAAAATCCTTGGCCTGTTGCAGGGACGCGCATTCGAGGTTTGGAACGACTCTGTTCACCTTCATGCCGGGGATCTTTCCAGATCATGCCGACCGGGCATGGGCCGAGCTGGCTCTGCGCGGTGGCGGGGGCGACCTCAGCAGAGGTCGTCATCGACCTCGGGCGAAGACTTGGCCACTGCGGCTTCGAGCGTCTGGAGCCAGCGCACGACCTGTTTCTGCTCCTCGTCGCTCAACGTCGCCAAGGCGCTTTCGACGGTCTTGATTTTCTCGGACGCGTCTCCCGCGACATACTCGCTGCCCTGCGGGGTCAAAGAGAGCAAGGTGGCGCGCCCGTCGGCGGGGTCGGGCTCGCGCTGCACCAACTCGGCTTGTTCCAAAAGCGTGACGACCCTGGACATCGTCGGGGCGGTGACCCGTTCGCGGTTCGCGAGGTCGCCGAGGCGCAACGGCCCGTGCTGGGCGATCACGAAGAGCGCGGATATACCGCTCACTGTGAGCGAACTCATATCGCCAGCCCTGCGCATGCCGCGCAGAATCCGCAGAAGCAAGTAGAACACGTCGGCGGCATCTCCGTAGCATCCCACATGGAACGGGGCCTTCGCCTCGGGCGCAAGCCCTGACGGCTGTCCGGTTCCCACGCGATCTCCGATCCTTGTCGTTTCCGTTTCTTATGCCGGAACGTCCGTGCATCGTACCGCAGGTTGTTGAGTTCCGGCAATCAGCGGCGGGCATAGTTGCCGATTCGCGCGCGAAGCCGCCACAATGGGAGCATGGGACCGGTCCGCGCTCGACGATTTTTCTCGACACTCGCGATCGCGCCGGACGCGGTGCGTGTGGTGAACGCGGTGGCGTACGGCGCGGCGCTCGGATTCCGGCTCGCCTATGTCAAGAGCATGGTCGCCAATCCGTCGAAAGCGCGGACCGCGGCGATGCGCCGCGCGGGCGCGGTCACCGCCGCGGTCGAGGGCGGGCTGTACGACGCGGCCCACGCGCGACTGGGCGACAGCTTCCTCGCCGCCCAGGAGACGTATCGGCGCAAACGGTCGATCTTGGGCGATCTTCTCGCGTCGGAGCCCGCTCCGAAGCGGACCGCCTTGCTTTCGAGGGCTCTTTCGGGTTCGAGGGCCGTGCCGGGGTTGCGGCGGCTGCTGCCGAAGCCGCAGCCGGCGCAGGAGCGTCGGAACCGGGCCAAACTGGTCACGCCCCGGTGCGCTCGCGCGCTGCGCAGTTCGGTGCTCGGGCCTTCGCCGACGATGCTGTCCGCCGACGGCGAGCCGCACGACTACCGGACGCTGTGGACTCCGAAGGACCGCAGGGTCGAACATCAGCTGCTCATCGCCCTGGAAGAGTTCTCCGGGCTTGCTCTGCCCGGCTTGACCAAGGGGAATCTGCTGCCTTTCACAGATCCTGAAACGGGCCTGTTGGTGCCCTGGGACGAGGCGGTGGCGAGTTCCGGGGCGATCGTCGTGGACAGGGCCGTGCTCGAATACCTGCTCGACTCCCGTTACGGCGACGGGATTCTGCGCGGGGCCGAAGCGTTCAACAGCGCGCGCGCTCTGTGACGTCGGACGAGGGCGCGGCCCAGGCGCCGCAGTCCCCAAGCTTTTCGCCGCCGCTGGTTTCGCCCAGATCGCCCCTGCGGCTCGCGGCGCTCTCGTCCGCGCCGTAGTGGACGGCGATCAGCGCGATGACGGCCGGGCGGCCCAAACCGGCTGGGGGCGCTGGCTCTGGTTTATGGCGCCCCCGCTTCACGGCGACGCGGGGCCCAGCGAGAGCCACGCTGCGAACGACAAACCGGTGACCTGCTCGTACAA from Segniliparus rotundus DSM 44985 includes:
- a CDS encoding DNA polymerase III subunit delta'; amino-acid sequence: MGVYDYVLAADRVVAELRAAALAGRAEGKGFAQSWLFVGPPGSGRSVAALSFAAALQCQAPEPGCGECRTCRSVFAGSHPDVRRLNPQGLSISVAEIREATGWTARLPASPWRILLVEDADRLTESATNALLKAVEEPSSRAVFLLCAPSVDPHDIAVTLRSRCRLVSLGAPSREQVAKVLVERDGVDASTAQWAASVSAGHVGRARRLARDEAARDRRAATLALPLAMLDVRQRYDAAVRIASQASEEAAARCAALDAQELADLKEQLGVDGPGKAARAAQGAVKELERKQKLRATRVERDALDGVLVDLLAYYRDALAWRWGAPTPALCPDVAEQVRELAERRDERRLLAAMEAILGAREAIAANVKPKVALTAMVSSLAMTS
- a CDS encoding VOC family protein — encoded protein: MKVNRVVPNLECASLQQAKDFYTRVLGLRVVMDHGWIVTLADPQRPETQVSLTTHDETAPLVPAVSIHVDDVDAAYREAVATGAEIVHDLVDEPWGVRRFFVRDPEGHVINILAHG
- a CDS encoding MarR family winged helix-turn-helix transcriptional regulator: MGTGQPSGLAPEAKAPFHVGCYGDAADVFYLLLRILRGMRRAGDMSSLTVSGISALFVIAQHGPLRLGDLANRERVTAPTMSRVVTLLEQAELVQREPDPADGRATLLSLTPQGSEYVAGDASEKIKTVESALATLSDEEQKQVVRWLQTLEAAVAKSSPEVDDDLC